A region of Rhizorhabdus wittichii RW1 DNA encodes the following proteins:
- a CDS encoding Nitrilase (PFAM: Nitrilase/cyanide hydratase and apolipoprotein N-acyltransferase) — MSDGPFKVAAVQAAPAFLDLEAGVEKAIGLIREAAAQGARLIAFPECWLPGYPWWAWLDSPAWGMQFVTRHFANCMTADGPEAQRLAACARDNGIRVVMGYSERAAGSLYIAQLIIAPDGTITPRRKLKSTHVERTIFGEGDGSDLAVHPTEVGNLGALCCWEHLNPLNRYAMYAQDEQVHVASWPSFSLYPGKAYALGPEVNLAASRMYAVEGQCFVVASCGIISPEMIELMCDSDAKRELLAPGGGHAMIFGPDGRALCDPIPEDQDGLLYAEIDLSMIAYAKTAADPTGHYSRPDVARLLFNPHRSRPVQHFGQPFGSPQDPPVQPGAFEDVAEKAGS, encoded by the coding sequence ATGTCGGACGGTCCGTTCAAGGTTGCCGCGGTCCAGGCCGCCCCGGCCTTCCTCGATCTCGAGGCGGGGGTGGAGAAGGCGATCGGCCTGATCCGCGAGGCGGCGGCGCAGGGCGCCCGGCTGATCGCCTTTCCCGAATGCTGGCTGCCCGGCTATCCTTGGTGGGCCTGGCTGGATTCGCCGGCCTGGGGGATGCAGTTCGTCACCCGCCATTTCGCCAACTGCATGACCGCCGACGGGCCCGAGGCGCAACGGCTCGCCGCCTGCGCGCGCGACAACGGCATCCGCGTCGTCATGGGCTATTCGGAACGCGCCGCCGGCAGCCTCTACATCGCCCAGCTCATCATCGCCCCCGACGGCACGATCACCCCGCGCCGCAAGCTCAAGTCGACCCATGTCGAGCGGACCATCTTCGGCGAGGGCGACGGCAGCGACCTCGCCGTCCATCCGACCGAGGTCGGCAATCTCGGCGCGCTGTGCTGCTGGGAGCATCTCAACCCGCTCAACCGCTACGCCATGTATGCGCAGGACGAGCAGGTCCATGTCGCCTCCTGGCCCAGCTTCTCGCTCTATCCGGGCAAGGCCTATGCGCTGGGGCCCGAGGTCAACCTGGCGGCGAGCCGGATGTACGCGGTCGAGGGGCAGTGCTTCGTCGTCGCCTCCTGCGGCATCATCTCGCCCGAGATGATCGAGCTGATGTGCGACAGCGACGCCAAGCGCGAGCTGCTCGCGCCGGGCGGCGGCCATGCGATGATCTTCGGGCCCGACGGCCGGGCGCTGTGCGATCCGATCCCCGAGGACCAAGACGGGCTGCTCTATGCCGAGATCGACCTGTCGATGATCGCCTATGCCAAGACCGCCGCCGACCCGACCGGCCATTATTCGCGGCCCGACGTCGCCCGGCTGCTGTTCAACCCGCACCGCAGCCGCCCGGTCCAGCATTTCGGCCAGCCTTTCGGATCGCCGCAAGACCCGCCTGTCCAGCCCGGCGCGTTCGAGGACGTCGCCGAAAAGGCCGGTTCCTAA
- a CDS encoding Phenylacetaldoxime dehydratase → MDSSITPHLACPRSRPRRIADDYAPPYPAWSARIDPAIGQVVMASYGVQGRESGDVAAALAHVRALRATLDADVRHVDLARYVDEAGYDTLVLQPYWTDPEAFRRWEARADVAALLAAETGLGHFREILTPTVERLETLYSTEDEMEGLGRALERRSPPVQEHAYWGSARDRFPIAQTDALEPAGQLGFAADGAGRVTVRGHDNIAIIRSGQDWGPTGGEERRLYLAEIEPVLRAGMDFLRDRGGECGCYLNRYMRIVDMDGAPQEKSFGWSYWRSLGDMENWSEAHPSHLAIFGTFMRIVQQLNFDLKLRLWHEVYVVTPDQQLYDYRNCHPDTGFLKQMPR, encoded by the coding sequence ATGGACTCGTCGATCACACCGCACCTCGCCTGTCCGCGCTCGCGCCCGCGGCGGATCGCCGACGATTATGCCCCGCCCTATCCCGCCTGGTCGGCGCGGATCGATCCCGCGATCGGGCAGGTGGTGATGGCGAGCTATGGCGTGCAAGGACGAGAATCCGGCGACGTCGCCGCCGCGCTGGCGCATGTCCGCGCCCTGCGCGCGACGCTCGATGCCGATGTCCGCCATGTCGACCTCGCCCGCTATGTCGACGAGGCCGGTTACGACACGCTCGTCCTCCAGCCCTATTGGACCGATCCCGAAGCCTTCCGTCGCTGGGAAGCGCGCGCCGACGTCGCCGCGCTCCTCGCCGCCGAGACCGGCCTCGGCCATTTCCGCGAGATACTGACGCCGACGGTCGAGCGGCTGGAGACGCTCTACAGCACCGAGGACGAGATGGAGGGCCTCGGCCGCGCGCTCGAACGGCGCAGCCCGCCGGTGCAGGAACATGCCTATTGGGGCTCGGCGCGCGACCGTTTCCCGATCGCCCAGACCGACGCGCTGGAGCCGGCCGGCCAGCTCGGCTTCGCGGCCGACGGCGCCGGCCGCGTCACGGTGCGCGGCCACGACAATATCGCGATCATCCGCTCGGGCCAGGACTGGGGCCCGACCGGCGGCGAGGAACGTCGCCTCTACCTCGCCGAGATCGAGCCGGTGCTGCGCGCGGGCATGGATTTCCTGCGCGACCGGGGCGGCGAATGCGGCTGCTACCTCAACCGCTACATGCGGATCGTCGACATGGACGGCGCGCCGCAGGAGAAGAGCTTCGGCTGGAGCTACTGGCGCTCGCTCGGCGACATGGAGAACTGGTCGGAGGCGCACCCCTCGCACCTCGCCATCTTCGGCACCTTCATGCGGATCGTGCAGCAGCTCAACTTCGACCTGAAGCTGCGCCTGTGGCACGAGGTCTATGTCGTCACCCCCGACCAGCAGCTCTACGACTATCGCAACTGCCACCCGGACACCGGCTTCCTGAAACAGATGCCGCGCTGA
- a CDS encoding TonB-dependent receptor (PFAM: TonB-dependent receptor; TonB-dependent receptor, plug), with amino-acid sequence MKPFLTSGASDRALGLALAGAALLAAAPAVAQEASGSSDTIEEIVVTAQKRNENMQSTPIAISAFTADAISRKGLSDIQQVSRLAPNVSFDFTSPISGASNAASVFIRGIGQQDFALTTDPGVGTYVDGVYVSRSVGGVLDVLDIERMEILRGPQGTLFGRNTIGGAISIISKMPEKEFGGSLEASLGNYGRRYLRGSVSLPLGPDTAVRISVSSKDKNGFVKSAYTPQQKSLLGGTPLTDLGNENRQAARMVLVHDFSDRFKATLSGDYSRLRENNAADRLAGITGTLADGPLVFAYNTFGSTPSVIPVIGNDRYVPANYITGRDRTYSTGPNGSSIDAWGTALTLDFEASESLSIKSITAYRKTTGSFNRDADGSPLVITETSNYGYRHKQFTQELQAVGDVADGAVKYAAGLFYFDEKGSDPLVVRLPEVVGTIYQDIADVRNKSYAAYAQATWTIVDGLSLTAGGRYTKDRKRFVSDQYIVTGSASPFLFGGAPAGTLIPLVPRNSVTTQSFEKFSPRASVDYRIGDVLVYGSYSKGFKSGGFNLRYVAPRPSVLSFGPENATTFEVGTKIDAFDRKLRLNLAAFTTDYKGIQVTVFENLGAPVTLNAGDARIKGFEAELTAIPLPGLELTANLGYLDSHYTAIRANPALVSTPEQIISRSTRLPKAPEWQGTISAAYTYTLGNDARLDARADFHFSSRYANDAVNSRFLNQKAYQTLGLSAGYTAPDRRWSLRLFVDNLTDERYIVSGDSNYGIGFHEANYNRPREWGATLGFNF; translated from the coding sequence ATGAAGCCATTCCTCACATCGGGTGCGAGCGATCGGGCGCTCGGCCTCGCGCTGGCTGGCGCGGCGCTGCTCGCGGCGGCCCCGGCCGTCGCGCAGGAGGCATCCGGCAGTTCGGACACGATTGAAGAGATCGTCGTCACTGCCCAGAAAAGAAACGAGAATATGCAGTCGACGCCGATCGCGATCTCGGCCTTCACCGCCGACGCGATCAGCCGCAAGGGGCTGTCCGACATCCAGCAGGTGTCGCGCCTCGCGCCCAACGTCTCGTTCGACTTCACCTCCCCGATCAGCGGCGCGTCCAACGCGGCGTCGGTGTTCATCCGCGGCATCGGCCAGCAGGATTTCGCGCTGACCACCGATCCCGGCGTCGGCACCTATGTCGACGGCGTCTATGTCTCCCGATCGGTCGGCGGCGTGCTCGACGTGCTCGACATCGAGCGGATGGAGATCCTCCGCGGGCCGCAGGGGACGCTGTTCGGCCGCAACACGATCGGCGGCGCCATCTCGATCATCTCGAAGATGCCGGAGAAGGAATTCGGCGGCTCGCTCGAAGCCTCGCTCGGCAATTATGGCCGCCGCTATCTGCGCGGTTCGGTCAGCCTGCCGCTCGGCCCCGACACGGCGGTCCGTATCTCGGTTTCCTCCAAGGATAAGAACGGTTTCGTCAAGTCTGCTTATACACCACAGCAGAAGTCGCTGCTCGGCGGAACGCCGCTGACCGACCTCGGCAACGAGAACCGGCAGGCCGCGCGGATGGTGCTGGTCCATGATTTTTCGGACCGGTTCAAGGCGACCCTGTCGGGCGACTATAGCCGCCTGCGCGAGAACAACGCCGCCGACCGGCTCGCCGGGATCACCGGCACGCTGGCGGACGGGCCGCTGGTCTTCGCCTACAACACGTTCGGGTCGACGCCCTCGGTCATCCCGGTGATCGGCAACGACCGCTACGTCCCGGCCAACTACATCACCGGCCGCGACCGGACCTATTCGACCGGCCCGAACGGCAGCAGCATCGACGCCTGGGGCACCGCGCTGACGCTCGACTTCGAGGCGAGCGAGAGCCTGTCGATCAAGTCGATCACCGCCTATCGCAAGACCACCGGATCGTTCAACCGCGACGCCGACGGATCGCCGCTGGTGATCACCGAAACCTCCAACTACGGCTATCGCCACAAGCAGTTCACCCAGGAATTGCAGGCGGTCGGCGACGTCGCCGACGGCGCGGTCAAATATGCCGCCGGCCTGTTCTATTTCGACGAGAAGGGATCGGACCCGCTGGTCGTCCGCCTGCCCGAGGTGGTCGGCACCATCTACCAGGACATCGCCGACGTCCGGAACAAGAGCTACGCCGCCTATGCCCAGGCGACCTGGACGATCGTCGACGGCCTGTCGCTGACCGCCGGCGGGCGCTACACCAAGGACAGGAAGCGCTTCGTCTCCGACCAGTATATCGTCACCGGATCGGCCTCGCCCTTCCTGTTCGGCGGCGCGCCGGCCGGCACGCTGATCCCGCTCGTGCCCCGCAACTCGGTCACCACCCAGTCGTTCGAGAAATTCTCGCCGCGCGCGAGCGTCGACTATCGGATCGGCGACGTGCTGGTCTACGGCTCCTACAGCAAGGGCTTCAAGAGCGGCGGCTTCAACCTGCGCTACGTCGCGCCGCGCCCGTCGGTGCTGTCCTTCGGCCCGGAAAACGCCACCACCTTCGAGGTCGGCACCAAGATCGACGCGTTCGACCGCAAGCTCCGCCTCAACCTCGCCGCCTTCACCACCGACTATAAGGGCATCCAGGTCACCGTGTTCGAGAATCTCGGCGCGCCGGTGACGCTCAACGCCGGCGACGCGCGGATCAAGGGGTTCGAGGCGGAACTGACCGCCATCCCCCTCCCCGGCCTCGAGCTCACCGCCAATCTCGGCTATCTCGACAGCCACTACACTGCGATCCGCGCCAATCCGGCGCTGGTCAGCACGCCCGAGCAGATCATCAGCCGCTCGACCCGCCTGCCCAAGGCGCCCGAATGGCAGGGGACGATCAGCGCCGCCTACACCTACACGCTGGGCAACGACGCCAGGCTCGACGCGCGGGCGGACTTCCACTTCTCGTCGCGCTACGCCAACGACGCGGTCAACTCGCGCTTCCTCAACCAGAAGGCCTATCAGACGCTCGGCCTGTCGGCGGGCTACACCGCGCCCGACCGCCGCTGGTCGCTGCGCCTGTTCGTCGACAACCTCACCGACGAGCGCTACATCGTCTCGGGCGACAGCAATTACGGCATCGGCTTCCACGAAGCCAACTACAACCGCCCCCGCGAATGGGGCGCGACGCTGGGCTTCAACTTCTGA
- a CDS encoding transposase IS116/IS110/IS902 family protein (PFAM: transposase, IS111A/IS1328/IS1533; transposase IS116/IS110/IS902 family protein), translated as MIRYADEIQTALGLDVSQDSVTLFDSVTGQTLTIANETQALTAALDPLRNRDLAVCEATGGHEDKLLAVLCGLAIPVHRGDAAKIKAYIRSFGKRAKTDPIDARWLSRYAIDRSPGLMRWQPPEPCQAQISLLVSRRLDLVAMKRQETNRLKAPRGHLVADDIRDHIADLEHRIRTIEVQIEELINQHRDLTSRARALRSIPGVAAVLAPLLIATMPELGSLNRRQAASLAGCAPHPRDSGKLQARRHSSGGRRQIRPALFIAALAAARGKNPLADFYNALVRAGKPKRLALAALMRKIICIANARIRDAANLQPQLT; from the coding sequence ATGATACGATATGCCGACGAAATCCAGACAGCTCTTGGCCTCGACGTATCCCAGGACAGCGTGACCCTGTTCGACAGCGTAACCGGCCAGACCCTCACCATAGCCAACGAGACCCAGGCCCTCACGGCCGCGCTCGATCCGCTGCGCAACCGCGATCTGGCCGTATGCGAAGCGACCGGAGGCCATGAGGACAAGCTCCTCGCCGTCCTCTGCGGCCTCGCCATCCCCGTTCACCGCGGTGATGCCGCCAAGATCAAGGCCTATATCCGCTCCTTCGGCAAACGCGCCAAGACCGACCCCATCGATGCCCGCTGGCTCAGCCGCTACGCCATCGACCGCAGTCCCGGCCTGATGCGCTGGCAACCTCCCGAGCCTTGCCAGGCCCAGATCAGCCTCCTCGTCTCACGACGCCTCGATCTCGTCGCCATGAAGCGCCAGGAAACCAATCGCCTCAAGGCCCCTCGTGGGCATCTCGTCGCCGACGACATCCGCGACCATATCGCCGATCTCGAACACCGTATCCGCACCATCGAGGTTCAGATCGAGGAGCTCATCAACCAACACCGCGACCTCACCTCCCGCGCTCGCGCCTTGCGATCCATCCCAGGCGTCGCCGCCGTCCTCGCTCCTCTCCTGATCGCAACCATGCCCGAACTCGGCTCTCTCAACCGCCGGCAGGCCGCAAGCCTCGCTGGTTGCGCCCCTCATCCCAGAGACAGCGGAAAACTCCAGGCCCGCCGACACAGCTCAGGCGGACGAAGGCAGATCAGGCCCGCCCTCTTCATCGCCGCCCTCGCCGCCGCTCGCGGCAAAAATCCTCTCGCAGACTTCTACAACGCACTCGTCCGCGCTGGAAAACCCAAACGCCTCGCTCTCGCCGCCCTCATGCGCAAAATTATCTGCATCGCCAATGCTCGCATCCGCGACGCTGCCAATCTCCAGCCTCAACTGACTTGA
- a CDS encoding D-lactate dehydrogenase (cytochrome) (PFAM: FAD linked oxidase domain protein): protein MTLRMPTPDEAVLARRAEIVAALRAIVPGEGVIDDADELRPYESDGLTAYRQPPMVVVLPETVDQVAAVLRWCHANGVRVVPRGAGTSLSGGALPLADAVLLGMARFNRILAIDYADRIAVVQPGVTNLAITRAVEEEGFYYAPDPSSQIACTIGGNVAENSGGVHCLKYGLTTNNVLGVELVTIEGEVLRLGGRHLDPAGLDLLGVVVGSEGLLGVVTEVTVRILPRPETARAALIGFPTVESAGQCVADVIAAGIIPAGMEMMDRPAIHAAEAFVQVGYPLDVEALLIVEMDGPAAECDHLVDEVARIADANGAVSLRVSNDDAERLAFWAGRKAAFPAVGRIAPDYYCMDGTIPRRRLPEVLRRMSELAAHHGLGVANVFHAGDGNLHPLILYDAHKPGDLERAEEFGNDILRLCVEVGGVLTGEHGVGVEKRDLMPEMFSDIDLKQQQRVKCAFDPASLLNPGKVFPTLHRCAELGRMHVHGGALPFPDLPRF from the coding sequence ATGACGTTGAGGATGCCGACACCGGACGAGGCCGTGCTTGCCCGCCGCGCGGAGATCGTCGCGGCGCTGCGGGCGATCGTGCCCGGCGAAGGCGTGATCGACGATGCCGACGAGCTTCGCCCCTATGAGAGCGACGGGCTGACCGCCTATCGCCAGCCGCCGATGGTCGTCGTCCTGCCCGAGACGGTCGATCAGGTCGCGGCGGTGCTGCGCTGGTGCCATGCCAACGGCGTCCGCGTCGTGCCGCGCGGCGCGGGCACGTCGCTCTCGGGCGGGGCGCTGCCGCTGGCCGACGCGGTGCTGCTCGGCATGGCGCGCTTCAACCGCATCCTCGCCATCGACTATGCCGACCGCATCGCGGTGGTCCAGCCCGGCGTCACCAACCTCGCCATCACCCGCGCGGTCGAGGAGGAGGGCTTCTACTACGCCCCCGACCCGTCGAGCCAGATCGCCTGCACGATCGGCGGCAACGTCGCCGAGAATTCGGGCGGGGTGCATTGCCTGAAATATGGGCTGACCACCAACAACGTCCTCGGCGTCGAGCTGGTGACGATCGAGGGCGAGGTGCTGCGCCTCGGCGGCCGCCACCTCGACCCGGCCGGGCTCGACCTGCTCGGCGTCGTCGTCGGGTCGGAAGGGCTGCTCGGCGTCGTCACCGAGGTGACCGTCCGCATCCTGCCCCGGCCCGAGACCGCGCGCGCCGCGCTGATCGGCTTCCCGACCGTAGAGAGCGCCGGCCAGTGCGTCGCCGACGTCATCGCCGCCGGCATCATCCCGGCGGGGATGGAGATGATGGACCGCCCCGCCATCCACGCCGCCGAGGCGTTCGTGCAGGTCGGCTATCCGCTCGACGTCGAGGCGCTGCTGATCGTCGAGATGGACGGCCCCGCCGCCGAATGCGACCATCTGGTCGACGAGGTGGCGCGGATCGCCGACGCCAACGGCGCGGTGTCGCTGCGCGTCTCCAACGACGATGCCGAGCGGCTGGCCTTCTGGGCGGGGCGCAAGGCCGCCTTCCCCGCCGTCGGCCGGATCGCGCCCGATTATTATTGCATGGACGGCACCATCCCGCGCCGCCGCCTGCCCGAGGTGCTGCGCCGCATGTCCGAGCTGGCCGCGCATCACGGGCTGGGCGTCGCCAACGTCTTCCATGCCGGCGACGGCAATCTCCACCCGCTGATCCTCTACGATGCGCACAAGCCCGGCGACCTCGAGCGGGCCGAGGAATTCGGCAACGACATATTGCGCCTCTGCGTCGAGGTCGGCGGGGTGCTGACCGGCGAGCATGGCGTCGGCGTCGAGAAGCGCGACCTGATGCCCGAGATGTTCAGCGACATCGACCTGAAGCAGCAGCAGCGCGTCAAATGCGCCTTCGATCCGGCCTCGCTGCTCAATCCGGGCAAGGTCTTCCCGACGCTGCACCGCTGCGCCGAGCTGGGACGGATGCACGTCCATGGCGGCGCGCTGCCCTTTCCCGATCTTCCGCGCTTCTGA
- a CDS encoding FAD linked oxidase domain protein (PFAM: FAD linked oxidase domain protein) yields the protein MTVHRPTTAKDLEGLFADAAGRGGRLELRGGGSKAAIGAAREAEIVDLRGFAGVVDYDPPELVLTVRPGTPLAEVERLVADQGQMLAFEPFDHGPLFGQASGAATIGGVVAAGVAGSGRLTAGGARDHLLGFTAVSGRGERFVAGGKVVKNVTGYDLPKLVAGSWGRLAAITELTLKVLPRPRVVRTMAIEGLGAEAAQAAMADAMGGPAEIAAAAHRPPLDGRAAVTLFRVQGFAPSVEARCAALPRLLERHGHTVELPGDEAAPLWASIGRAEALADAATLWRVALPPSAAPGFVAAFDPLGGRWLLDWAGGLVWLGFDGDPALVRSMAEAAGGHAMLLRGPAELRDRVPMQHPRAAGVMALEARVRRAFDPAGIFETGRFLDHVHAH from the coding sequence ATGACCGTCCACCGTCCGACCACGGCCAAGGACCTCGAAGGGCTGTTCGCCGACGCCGCCGGCCGCGGCGGCAGGCTCGAACTGCGCGGCGGCGGCAGCAAGGCGGCGATCGGCGCCGCGCGCGAGGCCGAGATCGTCGACCTGCGCGGCTTCGCCGGGGTGGTCGACTATGACCCGCCCGAGCTGGTGCTGACCGTCCGCCCCGGCACCCCGCTGGCCGAGGTCGAGCGGCTGGTCGCCGATCAGGGGCAGATGCTCGCCTTCGAACCCTTCGACCACGGCCCGTTGTTCGGGCAGGCCTCCGGCGCCGCGACGATCGGCGGCGTGGTCGCGGCCGGCGTCGCGGGCAGTGGGCGGCTGACGGCGGGCGGCGCGCGCGATCATCTGCTCGGCTTCACCGCCGTCTCGGGGCGCGGCGAGCGCTTCGTCGCGGGCGGCAAGGTGGTCAAGAACGTCACCGGCTACGACCTGCCCAAGCTGGTCGCCGGAAGCTGGGGCCGGCTCGCGGCGATCACCGAGCTGACCCTCAAGGTGCTGCCCCGCCCCAGGGTCGTCCGCACCATGGCGATCGAGGGGCTCGGCGCCGAGGCCGCGCAGGCGGCGATGGCCGATGCGATGGGCGGCCCGGCCGAGATCGCCGCCGCCGCGCACCGCCCGCCGCTCGACGGTCGCGCCGCCGTCACCCTGTTCCGGGTGCAGGGCTTCGCGCCCTCGGTCGAGGCGCGCTGCGCCGCCCTGCCCCGCCTGCTCGAACGCCATGGCCACACGGTCGAGCTGCCCGGCGACGAGGCCGCGCCGCTCTGGGCGTCGATCGGCCGGGCCGAAGCGCTCGCCGATGCGGCGACGCTGTGGCGGGTCGCGCTGCCGCCCTCCGCCGCGCCGGGTTTCGTCGCGGCGTTCGATCCGCTCGGCGGCCGCTGGCTGCTCGACTGGGCCGGCGGGCTGGTCTGGCTCGGCTTCGACGGCGATCCCGCACTGGTCCGCAGCATGGCGGAGGCGGCAGGCGGCCACGCCATGCTGCTGCGCGGCCCCGCCGAGCTGCGCGACCGCGTGCCGATGCAGCATCCGCGCGCGGCCGGGGTGATGGCGCTCGAGGCGCGCGTCCGCCGCGCCTTCGACCCCGCCGGCATCTTCGAGACCGGCCGCTTCCTGGACCACGTACATGCGCACTGA
- a CDS encoding protein of unknown function DUF224, cysteine-rich region domain protein (PFAM: 4Fe-4S ferredoxin, iron-sulfur binding domain protein; protein of unknown function DUF224, cysteine-rich region domain protein) — protein MRTDFSPEQLADPATAVAEAVIRKCVHCGFCTATCPTYVLLGDELDSPRGRIYLIQNMLEKEAEPTPQVVRHVDRCLSCLSCMTTCPSGVNYMHLVDHARAYIERRYRRPLAERLIRNLLAAVLPYPGRFRLALALARLARPTAPLLARIGWARPLAAMLRLAPRHGSGAATRDTPRPAAPVGRVALLQGCAEPVLKPEVRAATIRLLGRLGYQAVLAPGEGCCGALVHHMGREEAARDAARRNVDAWSRQIDEAGGLDAILITASGCGTTIKDYGFLLRDDPAYADRAARVSALAKDVSEFLDTIDLPAGDGRGLTVAYHPACSLQHGQKITEAPKRLLARMGYRVKTPAEAHLCCGSAGTYNILQPELAGKLGDRKAAAIDRLDADVIATGNIGCAMQIGMRSATPIAHVVELVDWASGGPAPESLSRR, from the coding sequence ATGCGCACTGACTTCTCGCCCGAACAGCTCGCCGATCCGGCGACGGCGGTCGCCGAGGCGGTGATCCGCAAATGCGTCCATTGCGGCTTCTGCACCGCGACCTGTCCGACCTATGTGCTGCTCGGCGACGAGCTCGATAGCCCGCGCGGCCGCATCTACCTGATCCAGAACATGCTGGAGAAGGAGGCCGAGCCGACGCCCCAGGTGGTGCGCCATGTCGACCGCTGCCTGTCCTGCCTGTCGTGCATGACGACCTGCCCGTCGGGCGTGAACTACATGCACCTGGTCGACCATGCCCGCGCCTATATCGAGCGGCGCTATCGCCGTCCGCTGGCCGAGCGGCTGATCCGCAATCTGCTCGCGGCGGTGCTGCCCTATCCCGGCCGCTTCCGCCTCGCCCTCGCGCTCGCCCGGCTCGCCCGCCCGACCGCGCCGCTGCTCGCCCGGATCGGCTGGGCCCGGCCGCTCGCCGCGATGCTCCGCCTCGCCCCACGCCACGGCAGCGGGGCCGCGACCCGCGACACGCCGCGCCCGGCCGCCCCGGTCGGCCGCGTCGCGCTGCTCCAGGGCTGCGCCGAGCCGGTGCTCAAGCCCGAGGTCCGCGCCGCGACGATCCGGCTGCTCGGCCGGCTCGGCTATCAGGCGGTGCTGGCGCCCGGCGAGGGCTGCTGCGGCGCGCTGGTCCACCATATGGGCCGCGAGGAGGCCGCGCGCGACGCCGCCCGGCGCAACGTCGACGCCTGGAGCCGCCAGATCGACGAGGCCGGCGGGCTCGACGCGATCCTGATCACCGCGTCGGGCTGCGGCACGACGATCAAGGACTATGGCTTCCTGCTGCGCGACGACCCGGCCTATGCCGACCGCGCCGCGCGAGTCTCGGCGCTGGCGAAGGACGTCAGCGAGTTCCTCGACACGATCGACCTGCCGGCCGGCGACGGGCGCGGGCTGACCGTCGCCTATCACCCCGCCTGCTCGCTCCAGCACGGCCAGAAGATCACCGAGGCGCCGAAGCGCCTGCTCGCCCGCATGGGCTATCGGGTGAAGACCCCGGCCGAGGCGCATCTGTGCTGCGGTTCGGCGGGGACCTACAACATCCTCCAGCCCGAGCTGGCCGGGAAGCTCGGGGACCGCAAGGCCGCGGCGATCGACCGGCTCGACGCCGACGTGATCGCCACCGGCAATATCGGCTGCGCGATGCAGATCGGGATGCGCAGCGCGACGCCGATCGCCCATGTCGTCGAACTGGTCGACTGGGCCAGCGGCGGCCCCGCCCCCGAAAGCCTCAGCCGCCGGTAG
- a CDS encoding alpha/beta hydrolase fold (PFAM: alpha/beta hydrolase fold) — MSDIETRRFAAHGLTLVGDVGGPEGAPVVVLLHGGGQTRHSWAGTMQRLIAQGYRVINLDARGHGESDWAPNGSYRLSDMAQDLRMVLDTVERPIALVGASMGGMTAFHAIGSSDRPIADALVMVDIVLKPAEAGAKRIQAFMRAYPDGFASVEEAADAVSTYYPERPRPKDVSGLRKNLRLREDGRFRWHWDPRILDMGQRAEPPGPFETLAMLASKVTLPTLLVRGGKSDIVDDAGVAEMVRLVPQTEIFDVPGAGHMVAGDMNDPFSAGMIAFLERHLPTGG; from the coding sequence ATGAGCGATATCGAAACCCGGCGGTTCGCCGCCCATGGCCTCACCCTGGTCGGCGACGTCGGCGGCCCCGAGGGCGCGCCCGTCGTCGTGCTGCTGCACGGCGGGGGGCAGACCCGGCATAGCTGGGCGGGCACGATGCAGCGGCTGATCGCCCAGGGCTATCGCGTCATCAACCTCGACGCGCGCGGCCATGGCGAGAGCGACTGGGCGCCGAACGGCAGCTACCGGCTGTCCGACATGGCGCAGGACCTGCGGATGGTGCTCGACACGGTCGAGCGGCCGATCGCGCTGGTCGGGGCGTCGATGGGCGGGATGACCGCCTTCCACGCGATCGGCAGCAGCGACCGACCGATCGCCGACGCGCTGGTGATGGTCGACATCGTCCTCAAGCCCGCCGAGGCGGGGGCCAAGCGGATACAGGCGTTCATGCGGGCCTATCCCGACGGCTTCGCCTCGGTCGAGGAGGCCGCCGACGCCGTGTCCACCTATTATCCCGAACGGCCCCGCCCGAAGGACGTCAGCGGGCTGCGCAAGAATCTGCGGCTGCGCGAGGACGGCCGCTTCCGCTGGCACTGGGACCCCCGCATCCTCGACATGGGCCAGCGCGCCGAGCCGCCCGGCCCGTTCGAGACCCTCGCCATGCTGGCGTCGAAGGTGACGCTGCCGACCCTGCTGGTGCGCGGCGGCAAGAGCGACATCGTCGACGATGCGGGCGTGGCCGAGATGGTGCGGCTGGTGCCGCAGACCGAGATATTCGACGTGCCCGGCGCGGGCCATATGGTGGCCGGCGACATGAACGATCCCTTCAGCGCGGGGATGATCGCCTTCCTGGAACGCCACCTGCCTACCGGCGGCTGA